The Gemmata palustris genome includes a region encoding these proteins:
- a CDS encoding PAS domain-containing hybrid sensor histidine kinase/response regulator yields the protein MPSALPPLTTITAFADGLLALAALSGVRFVALQHRRPVPPRALAALLGAVGLGAAGHALAPLIGAGAVAGACGFGAALAWFAVARMWRHAPPPPPLEAGTDPQLLDVALGACGDGVVIATTDDLDGVQVVYSNAAFERLTGYSSDEAVGLSPSVLADEADGLAAIREAVRSTEPVRVELPGRRKDGTRVWAEWQIVPVSDAAGRHTHSVAVIRETTERRRAEQALRESEARFRGLFEQAADAILVLDRSGKIVDANRQACHSLDYAREHLTALTLGDLGMTPAADLGPGETSTSESTYRRRDGGAIAVEVRYTVIETAGRRLHLAIIRDVTRRRRAEQALREREDMLRTVITHIPCGVFWKNRELTYIGCNDQVARDHGIAAPEHMLGRSDFDITSVASEAEFYRDCDQQVMESGHPILNLEEFQTRPDGTRATLLTSKVPLRDARGQVVGVLGVYQDITDRKRLEEQLRQSQKMEAVGRLAGGVAHDFNNLLTIIRGNAELLRSPTEDAGDSALFDDLLLAADRATALVRQLLMFSRRQPVRVEVLDLNEVVTALSGLLRRLLGERVSVETVLAPVPVTVRTDRSHLEQVILNLAVNARDAMPGGGTVTVGTVVPERAPPGAPRFAQLTVADTGTGMTDEVKGQIFEPFFTTKGPDKGTGLGLATVFGIVEQAGGRIKVESAPGAGTTFRVDLPWWEGSASVLARTPAPRSLAERRGGRAVSVLLVEDQDAVRQFARLALQTQGHQVTEAENGEVALELASRGTHFDAIVTDVTMPGIDGRELAARVRALRPDIAVVVMSGYAAESERVEPIAHSVFLSKPFPPADLFEALNKALRLIRSEPKSAVNSALSALPAPVIRA from the coding sequence ATGCCCAGCGCCCTTCCGCCACTCACCACGATTACTGCATTCGCGGACGGGCTCCTCGCGCTCGCGGCACTGAGCGGCGTGCGTTTCGTTGCGCTTCAACACCGGCGGCCCGTGCCCCCCCGCGCGCTTGCCGCGCTGCTCGGTGCGGTCGGGCTGGGGGCCGCGGGGCACGCGCTCGCGCCGCTGATCGGTGCGGGAGCCGTGGCGGGCGCGTGCGGGTTCGGCGCCGCGCTCGCGTGGTTCGCGGTGGCGCGGATGTGGCGGCACGCGCCGCCCCCTCCGCCCCTCGAAGCGGGTACGGACCCGCAGTTGTTGGACGTGGCGCTCGGGGCGTGCGGGGACGGCGTGGTCATCGCGACCACCGACGACCTCGACGGGGTGCAGGTCGTGTACTCGAACGCGGCCTTCGAGCGCCTCACCGGGTACTCGAGCGACGAGGCGGTGGGGCTCAGCCCGAGCGTCCTGGCGGACGAGGCGGACGGGCTGGCGGCGATCCGCGAAGCCGTTCGGAGCACCGAACCGGTCCGCGTCGAGTTGCCGGGGCGCCGAAAGGACGGCACCCGGGTATGGGCCGAGTGGCAGATCGTCCCCGTGTCGGACGCGGCCGGGCGGCACACGCACTCGGTGGCCGTGATCCGAGAAACCACGGAGCGCCGGCGCGCGGAGCAGGCCCTGCGCGAGAGCGAGGCGCGGTTCCGCGGGCTGTTCGAGCAGGCCGCCGATGCGATCCTCGTGCTCGACCGGAGCGGGAAAATCGTGGACGCGAACCGTCAGGCGTGCCACAGCCTCGACTACGCCCGCGAGCACCTGACCGCGCTGACCCTGGGCGACCTCGGCATGACGCCGGCCGCGGACCTGGGGCCGGGGGAGACGAGTACGTCGGAGAGCACGTACCGGCGGCGGGACGGCGGGGCGATCGCGGTCGAGGTCCGGTACACCGTGATCGAGACCGCGGGGCGCCGGTTGCACCTGGCGATCATTCGGGACGTCACCCGGAGGCGCCGCGCGGAGCAGGCCCTGCGCGAGCGCGAGGACATGCTCCGCACCGTCATCACCCACATCCCCTGCGGGGTGTTCTGGAAGAACCGCGAACTGACCTACATCGGGTGCAACGATCAGGTCGCGCGCGACCACGGGATCGCCGCTCCCGAGCACATGCTGGGCCGCAGCGATTTCGACATCACGAGCGTCGCTTCGGAGGCCGAGTTCTATCGGGACTGCGACCAGCAGGTGATGGAGAGCGGGCACCCGATTCTCAACCTCGAAGAGTTCCAAACGCGCCCCGACGGAACCCGGGCCACGCTCCTGACCAGCAAGGTGCCGCTGCGGGACGCACGCGGCCAGGTGGTCGGGGTGCTCGGCGTGTACCAGGACATCACCGACCGGAAGCGCTTGGAAGAGCAGCTCCGGCAGTCGCAGAAGATGGAAGCCGTGGGGCGCTTGGCCGGCGGGGTCGCACACGACTTCAACAACCTGCTCACCATCATTCGCGGGAACGCGGAACTGCTCCGGTCCCCGACCGAAGACGCCGGGGACTCTGCACTGTTCGACGACCTCCTGCTGGCCGCCGATCGCGCAACGGCCCTGGTGCGCCAGCTCCTCATGTTCAGCCGGCGCCAGCCGGTCCGGGTCGAGGTGCTCGACCTGAACGAGGTCGTGACCGCGCTGTCCGGGTTGCTGCGCCGGTTACTGGGGGAGCGCGTCTCGGTCGAAACCGTGCTCGCGCCCGTGCCGGTGACGGTTCGGACCGACCGCAGCCACCTGGAACAAGTGATCCTGAACCTGGCGGTGAACGCGCGCGACGCCATGCCCGGGGGCGGTACGGTGACCGTCGGCACGGTGGTGCCCGAGCGCGCCCCCCCCGGCGCGCCGCGGTTCGCGCAACTCACGGTCGCCGACACCGGGACCGGCATGACGGACGAGGTGAAGGGCCAGATCTTCGAGCCGTTCTTCACCACCAAGGGGCCGGACAAGGGGACCGGGCTGGGGCTGGCGACGGTGTTCGGGATCGTCGAGCAGGCCGGGGGGCGGATCAAGGTCGAGTCCGCACCGGGGGCCGGGACCACGTTCCGGGTGGACCTGCCGTGGTGGGAGGGGAGCGCCTCGGTGCTCGCGCGCACGCCGGCCCCGCGCTCGCTGGCGGAGCGGCGCGGGGGGCGGGCCGTCTCGGTGCTCCTCGTCGAGGACCAGGACGCCGTTCGGCAGTTCGCGCGGCTCGCCCTCCAGACACAGGGGCACCAGGTCACCGAGGCCGAGAACGGTGAGGTCGCGCTGGAACTCGCGAGCCGGGGCACCCATTTCGACGCCATCGTGACCGACGTGACGATGCCCGGCATCGACGGGCGCGAACTGGCCGCGCGGGTTCGCGCGCTGCGCCCGGACATCGCGGTGGTCGTGATGTCCGGGTACGCGGCGGAGTCCGAGCGCGTCGAGCCGATCGCGCACTCCGTGTTTCTGTCGAAGCCGTTCCCCCCGGCCGATCTGTTCGAGGCGCTGAACAAGGCGCTCCGGCTCATTCGGAGCGAGCCCAAATCGGCCGTCAATTCCGCACTCAGTGCTCTGCCCGCCCCGGTAATTCGAGCTTGA
- a CDS encoding matrixin family metalloprotease, with protein MPPPRLRAFEQLEDRSLPSSFGVPWADPGHMTLSFVPDGTSAPTGPSSLFGTMSASGSTAAWEREILRAFQTWAVNANINIGLVADGGQALGAVGAVQGDTRFGDVRIAAGPISASEAAAASPFSWTGTTFAGDVTFSKSSPYRIGNVANTYDVFSVALHEAGHVFGLDHSAVSGSAVSGIYAYRTGLSAGDVANLQALYGARLPDEFDLAGPNDTRATASTMPKDATVGAYVANGDLTTTGDVDGYKFKAGASTTITLQAKGLSLLQARVSVYDSTGKLVASATAQDALNNDVTLDLALTDGAVYFIKVESATSDVFGVGSYKLTADPNKRAAKPLRTAPVLDAHSNDTRASALNLTTARRVAIVGTGQFDVEYRGSIEDATDTDFYRVHSPATANGTATLNVVAWSTDGALNPRVRVFDARGSAVAFQVLANSAGVMSVAIPNAPADVDFIIQISARTPGGANNTGGYYFGADFNQSVTAAAQEIGGGTLSSSAPTGTAQFTVTDGGIYQFALFSEALAAGAGGTTLTVTDATGKAVFVLDAVSGQPAVTVAQYLAAGVYTFKYTYHTVGGQSAAPIRYHLALLKLTEGVGTYAPPLTSPLPPPAYSPTVYTAPSLPVPMGLWYFF; from the coding sequence ATGCCCCCGCCCCGTCTCCGCGCGTTTGAACAACTCGAAGACCGCTCGCTCCCCAGTTCGTTCGGCGTCCCCTGGGCCGACCCCGGACACATGACGCTCAGCTTCGTGCCCGATGGCACATCAGCGCCTACGGGACCGAGCAGCCTGTTCGGAACCATGTCCGCGAGCGGCTCTACTGCCGCTTGGGAGCGCGAGATCCTTCGCGCGTTCCAGACGTGGGCGGTGAACGCGAACATCAACATCGGGCTCGTCGCCGACGGCGGACAGGCGCTCGGCGCGGTCGGCGCGGTCCAGGGCGACACCCGGTTCGGTGACGTCCGCATCGCCGCGGGGCCGATCTCGGCCAGTGAAGCGGCCGCCGCGTCCCCGTTCAGTTGGACCGGGACGACCTTCGCGGGCGACGTCACGTTCAGTAAGTCGTCCCCGTACCGGATCGGCAACGTCGCAAACACCTATGACGTGTTCTCGGTCGCCCTGCACGAAGCCGGACACGTCTTCGGACTGGATCACTCGGCCGTGTCCGGTTCGGCCGTGAGCGGGATCTATGCTTACCGAACCGGGCTGTCTGCGGGCGACGTTGCCAACCTTCAAGCGCTGTACGGTGCCCGGTTGCCCGACGAGTTCGACCTCGCGGGTCCGAACGACACGCGCGCGACCGCGAGCACCATGCCGAAGGACGCGACCGTCGGGGCCTACGTCGCCAACGGCGATCTGACCACGACCGGCGACGTGGACGGTTACAAGTTTAAGGCCGGGGCCTCGACCACCATAACGCTCCAGGCGAAGGGGCTCAGTCTCCTTCAGGCCCGGGTGAGCGTGTACGACTCGACCGGCAAGCTCGTGGCCAGCGCGACCGCCCAGGACGCGCTCAATAACGACGTGACCCTCGATCTCGCGCTCACCGACGGTGCCGTGTACTTCATCAAGGTCGAGAGCGCGACGTCCGACGTGTTCGGGGTCGGCAGTTACAAATTGACCGCCGACCCCAACAAGCGAGCTGCCAAACCGCTCCGGACCGCGCCGGTTCTGGACGCCCACTCGAACGACACCCGCGCGTCGGCTCTGAACCTCACGACGGCCCGGCGCGTCGCGATCGTGGGCACGGGCCAGTTCGACGTCGAGTACCGCGGATCGATCGAGGACGCGACCGATACCGACTTTTACCGGGTCCACTCGCCGGCGACGGCGAACGGGACCGCGACCCTGAACGTCGTGGCGTGGTCCACCGACGGGGCGCTGAACCCGCGCGTGCGGGTGTTCGACGCGCGGGGGAGCGCGGTGGCGTTCCAGGTGCTCGCGAACAGCGCGGGTGTCATGAGCGTGGCGATCCCGAACGCGCCCGCGGACGTAGACTTCATCATTCAGATATCCGCCCGAACTCCGGGCGGCGCGAACAACACCGGGGGCTACTACTTCGGGGCCGATTTCAACCAGTCCGTGACCGCGGCCGCTCAAGAAATCGGTGGCGGTACACTCAGTTCGTCCGCACCCACGGGCACGGCGCAATTCACCGTAACCGACGGTGGGATCTACCAGTTCGCGCTATTTTCCGAGGCCCTCGCGGCGGGCGCCGGCGGGACGACCCTGACCGTGACCGATGCGACCGGGAAAGCGGTCTTCGTCCTCGACGCCGTGTCCGGACAGCCCGCGGTCACAGTGGCACAGTACCTCGCGGCCGGCGTTTACACGTTCAAGTACACGTACCACACGGTGGGTGGGCAATCCGCGGCCCCGATCCGCTACCACCTCGCGCTGCTGAAATTGACCGAGGGGGTCGGGACGTATGCCCCGCCACTGACCTCCCCTCTTCCACCGCCCGCGTACTCTCCGACCGTCTACACCGCGCCATCGCTGCCGGTCCCGATGGGTCTGTGGTACTTCTTCTAA